One Desertifilum tharense IPPAS B-1220 genomic window carries:
- a CDS encoding cadherin repeat domain-containing protein: MAVINLIPGVNETIPSSGPGGLTSGVDTIVVPSGPASNDIINGFQAQDLIDLTAFPGLDYYELNRTSISESPFPSGIFNLSRPSDFGNIRFQNGIPLSALNPTTNFITRGKVVNLVAGVNETIPFEGPNSLTSGIGAVDTIVVPAGAPSNDIINRFEQQDRIDLSAFPSLVFSNLTITRAGADVIIGNVSTFGNIRLVDFPGTVTADNFIFAGGGADITPPSTPRPLNAEAFVISRDSANSTTGVIGSVRATDNVGVTGYELVGAPANFSINNEGVISVTNAPSLPAGSIQLQVRARDAANNLSATPGTVTVFTSIQDAVNSNLVLGDGVDNSFIDPITGTSTGLGTIRVARGTYQPVALYEKPDTGPLRLLGPNAGVAGTGTREAEAVIGGSGIFLVGGITDGLVVDGFEINGGRVQLIDNPPSTGSARNNLTFQNNIFRNNPSSDPTLQIETPPGGPISNNILITRNWFDGVAQRVGFQPMPQAIRVNNVSGVSITNNRINDYGPGAQGFGILNQYGNQGISQSGNEFINIGIANVLLS; this comes from the coding sequence ATGGCAGTCATTAATTTAATCCCCGGTGTAAATGAGACTATACCGTCTTCTGGTCCTGGGGGTTTGACATCAGGCGTAGATACAATCGTAGTTCCATCAGGCCCAGCTAGTAATGATATTATTAATGGATTCCAGGCACAGGATCTAATTGACCTGACAGCTTTTCCAGGACTAGATTATTACGAGCTGAATCGAACATCTATCAGTGAATCACCATTTCCTAGTGGAATTTTCAACTTATCAAGACCATCTGATTTTGGAAATATTCGATTTCAGAATGGTATTCCTTTATCCGCTCTTAACCCAACTACTAATTTTATAACTCGTGGCAAAGTAGTTAATTTAGTAGCAGGTGTTAATGAAACAATTCCTTTTGAAGGGCCCAATTCTTTGACCAGTGGAATTGGAGCTGTTGATACTATTGTAGTTCCTGCTGGTGCACCTAGTAATGACATCATTAATCGATTTGAACAACAAGATAGAATTGATCTAAGCGCTTTTCCATCTTTGGTTTTTAGTAATTTGACGATTACTCGTGCAGGAGCCGATGTAATCATTGGTAATGTATCAACTTTTGGTAACATCAGGCTTGTTGATTTTCCAGGAACTGTCACGGCTGATAATTTCATCTTTGCTGGAGGGGGCGCTGATATTACACCTCCATCAACTCCTAGACCATTGAATGCAGAAGCTTTCGTAATCAGTCGAGACTCAGCCAATTCAACAACAGGAGTGATTGGTTCTGTTCGGGCAACGGATAATGTGGGGGTAACAGGTTATGAACTTGTGGGTGCCCCTGCTAACTTCTCAATTAATAATGAGGGGGTAATTAGTGTAACCAATGCACCTTCTTTGCCCGCAGGCTCCATTCAGCTACAGGTGAGAGCAAGAGATGCAGCTAACAATCTTTCTGCAACTCCAGGAACGGTCACAGTTTTTACCTCGATTCAGGATGCTGTTAACTCTAACTTGGTTCTAGGCGATGGAGTAGACAACAGCTTTATTGACCCGATTACTGGAACTTCAACGGGTTTAGGAACCATTAGGGTTGCGCGAGGAACTTATCAACCTGTTGCGCTTTATGAAAAACCTGATACTGGTCCTTTAAGATTATTGGGACCGAACGCCGGAGTTGCTGGTACAGGAACTCGCGAAGCTGAAGCAGTTATTGGAGGAAGTGGAATTTTCTTGGTCGGAGGAATTACAGACGGTCTAGTTGTTGATGGTTTTGAAATCAATGGTGGTCGCGTTCAACTAATTGATAATCCTCCCAGTACAGGATCTGCCCGCAATAATCTAACATTTCAAAACAACATCTTTCGGAATAATCCATCAAGCGATCCAACCCTTCAAATTGAAACCCCACCTGGCGGTCCGATTAGCAATAATATTCTCATTACTCGTAACTGGTTTGATGGAGTAGCACAAAGGGTCGGATTCCAACCAATGCCGCAGGCAATTCGCGTTAACAATGTTAGTGGTGTTAGCATTACCAATAATCGAATTAATGATTATGGTCCTGGCGCTCAAGGCTTTGGTATCCTTAATCAGTACGGAAATCAGGGGATTAGCCAATCTGGTAATGAATTTATTAACATTGGGATCGCTAATGTGTTACTGAGTTAG
- a CDS encoding calcium-binding protein, whose protein sequence is MAVINGTLGDDFLVGTPEADLMSGIGGNNVIYALEGNDTVFGGPGNDYILGNQGNDLIFAGSGNDIVFGGKGDDTIFGNEGNNALFGNEGNDVIYGNQGDDVIYGNQGNDLIFAGKGNDVVYGGKDNDTIYGNEGNDVVFGNDGNDILYGNQANDTLYGGKGNDILYGGKGNDVLFGDSGADTLVGGQGRDIFVLGRRPNNAAPFLTTGGPQLTNADYILDFTDGQDLIGLEPGLSFEQLNIFQGTGQYANDTIIQDTVTGEFLAILQGVNRALITAADFTTNLTALPDLPPTPAPPPTPVPPPIFGPPIILPPIIFPPAPSPTPAPPTPEPPVNQPPTTNPFTIRTVAGQVISPLRINVTDVATDPESAVLRFDGTPTATATTGTVALSPDSNFLIYTPPAGSAPSPGLITYQVTDNVNQPVTGTINVEVFTPQVVNGANVIEGQIDRPNILIGTDGSDRITAQGTDGDTLIGGLGRDTLVSGPGPDEFVFNDPRDSFDPTTNPVTPADIIDGFNASQDTIRLSFLPVGTVIPIANITSPVGANFASISLTGIAGVVGGGENFILLLQNLPANDITPAQIAARIVTGQA, encoded by the coding sequence ATGGCAGTGATTAACGGCACCCTAGGTGATGACTTTTTGGTAGGAACCCCTGAAGCAGATCTAATGAGTGGGATTGGGGGAAACAATGTTATCTATGCCCTCGAAGGTAACGATACCGTCTTTGGCGGCCCTGGTAATGACTACATTCTAGGCAATCAAGGCAATGACTTGATTTTTGCTGGCTCAGGCAACGATATCGTTTTTGGGGGTAAAGGCGATGACACCATCTTTGGTAATGAAGGGAACAACGCCCTCTTTGGCAACGAAGGTAACGACGTTATCTACGGCAACCAAGGCGATGATGTTATCTATGGCAACCAGGGTAACGATCTGATCTTTGCTGGGAAAGGCAACGATGTTGTTTATGGGGGCAAAGATAACGACACCATTTATGGAAATGAAGGAAATGATGTTGTTTTCGGAAACGATGGCAACGATATCCTTTATGGCAACCAGGCTAATGATACCCTCTACGGTGGTAAAGGTAACGATATCCTCTATGGTGGCAAGGGTAACGACGTTCTGTTCGGAGATTCTGGTGCAGATACGCTAGTTGGCGGACAAGGACGCGATATCTTTGTTCTCGGTCGCAGACCCAACAACGCAGCCCCCTTCCTCACCACAGGAGGCCCTCAACTCACCAATGCTGACTACATTCTAGACTTTACTGATGGGCAAGACTTAATTGGTCTAGAACCCGGCTTATCCTTTGAACAACTCAACATCTTCCAGGGAACCGGACAGTATGCCAACGACACCATCATTCAAGACACAGTGACAGGGGAGTTCCTCGCCATTCTCCAAGGAGTAAACCGCGCGCTCATCACCGCAGCCGACTTTACCACGAATCTGACGGCTCTACCCGACTTACCTCCCACTCCTGCCCCCCCCCCAACTCCTGTTCCCCCTCCTATATTTGGCCCTCCCATTATCCTCCCCCCCATCATCTTCCCACCAGCACCATCTCCAACACCAGCACCCCCAACTCCTGAACCCCCAGTCAATCAACCACCAACCACTAATCCTTTCACAATTCGGACAGTTGCAGGACAAGTAATTTCACCATTACGGATTAATGTTACAGACGTTGCAACCGATCCAGAGAGCGCTGTACTGCGTTTTGACGGTACTCCGACAGCAACAGCAACCACTGGAACTGTAGCGCTTAGTCCTGATAGCAACTTCTTGATCTATACCCCTCCCGCTGGCTCTGCTCCTAGTCCAGGATTGATTACTTATCAAGTTACGGATAATGTTAATCAACCCGTTACTGGCACTATCAATGTTGAGGTTTTTACACCTCAAGTTGTAAATGGAGCGAATGTAATTGAGGGACAAATAGATCGACCAAACATTTTAATAGGAACAGATGGGAGTGATAGAATAACGGCCCAAGGAACTGATGGTGATACCCTGATTGGTGGTCTAGGACGAGATACTTTAGTAAGTGGACCAGGACCAGATGAGTTTGTTTTTAATGATCCCAGGGATAGCTTTGATCCAACTACTAACCCTGTTACGCCTGCTGATATTATAGATGGATTTAATGCTTCCCAAGATACAATTCGCTTGAGTTTTCTACCCGTAGGTACCGTAATTCCAATAGCTAATATTACAAGTCCCGTCGGAGCAAATTTCGCGTCTATTAGCTTGACTGGTATTGCGGGTGTTGTGGGAGGAGGAGAAAACTTCATTTTACTCTTACAAAATCTTCCTGCTAATGATATTACCCCCGCACAAATAGCTGCTCGTATTGTTACAGGACAGGCTTAA
- a CDS encoding PrsW family glutamic-type intramembrane protease → MTNKNSAIGFLRQLVINDLTGQNPPRYPLSSGTEMVVGRDPRCQVVLDSNRYGMVSRRHAAIRPLSGGLGWEIHDLGSANGTYINGSRLQERCRLRVGDRITLGQNGPEFIFEAPPVASAPQSESATFPLPNTLKRPPSAPVRSQPKRPESADTVTLTQLFPIFSTGRDLARKAYFIPASITAIVVVLLFSVQVPTLFNLVLGGYMAGIAYYYVYQLCGKHKPWWLLLGAAVLTALLARPLVTLFGPFFYRILAGWAPGNSLWALLVRETLGTGLLEELIKALPIAIAFQWGRLLRVTQATATQMGHPPHPHFNPQSIGVWEPLDGILLGTAAAIGFTLVETLGLYVPSTIQSAVNGAEPGLGYLAGLQLLIPRVLGSVSGHMAYSGYLGYFVGLSVLKRRKRWRILGVGYFTAALLHGLWNATGHYFFTEVSQLAGAVALALIGMLSYAFLAAAILKARALSPTREQNFATRMW, encoded by the coding sequence ATGACCAACAAAAATTCTGCTATCGGGTTTCTTCGGCAACTGGTTATCAACGATCTCACCGGACAAAACCCGCCCCGATATCCTCTCTCAAGTGGCACAGAGATGGTGGTGGGTCGAGATCCTCGCTGCCAAGTGGTTTTAGACTCCAATCGTTACGGAATGGTTTCTCGACGCCATGCTGCGATCCGTCCCCTATCGGGAGGTCTGGGTTGGGAAATTCACGATCTTGGTAGCGCCAACGGCACCTACATTAACGGTTCTCGCCTGCAAGAGCGCTGTCGGCTGCGAGTGGGCGATCGCATTACGTTAGGTCAAAATGGTCCTGAATTTATTTTTGAAGCCCCTCCTGTAGCTTCTGCGCCCCAGAGCGAGAGCGCAACCTTTCCCCTACCGAATACCCTCAAGCGGCCGCCCTCTGCACCCGTCCGCTCCCAGCCAAAACGCCCGGAATCTGCTGATACGGTCACGTTAACCCAACTGTTTCCCATCTTCTCCACAGGACGCGACCTGGCCCGCAAAGCCTATTTCATCCCGGCCAGTATCACCGCCATTGTGGTGGTCTTGCTGTTTTCCGTTCAAGTTCCCACCCTGTTTAACCTCGTGCTGGGCGGTTACATGGCGGGAATTGCTTATTATTACGTTTATCAGTTGTGCGGCAAGCATAAACCCTGGTGGCTGTTACTGGGGGCAGCCGTTTTAACAGCCTTGTTAGCTCGACCGTTAGTGACGCTCTTTGGCCCGTTTTTCTATCGGATTCTGGCAGGATGGGCCCCCGGTAATAGCCTGTGGGCTTTATTGGTGCGAGAAACGTTGGGAACTGGCCTATTAGAAGAATTGATCAAAGCCTTGCCGATTGCGATCGCCTTTCAATGGGGACGCCTGTTGCGCGTGACCCAAGCGACTGCCACCCAAATGGGTCATCCTCCTCACCCCCACTTCAATCCGCAAAGTATCGGCGTTTGGGAGCCTTTAGACGGCATTTTACTGGGTACGGCAGCGGCCATTGGCTTTACCTTAGTTGAAACCCTCGGACTCTACGTGCCTTCCACCATTCAAAGCGCGGTCAATGGTGCGGAACCCGGACTCGGCTATTTAGCAGGACTGCAACTTTTAATCCCTCGCGTCCTGGGATCGGTTTCTGGGCATATGGCCTATAGCGGTTATTTAGGATACTTCGTCGGCTTAAGCGTTCTCAAGCGGCGCAAACGGTGGCGAATTTTAGGCGTAGGTTATTTTACCGCCGCCCTCTTGCATGGATTATGGAATGCCACAGGTCACTACTTTTTTACAGAAGTCTCTCAACTGGCCGGTGCAGTGGCACTCGCATTAATTGGCATGTTGTCCTATGCCTTTCTCGCCGCAGCGATTTTAAAGGCGCGGGCTTTGTCACCCACCCGCGAACAAAACTTTGCTACTCGTATGTGGTAG
- a CDS encoding right-handed parallel beta-helix repeat-containing protein, whose product MATLREELRPGISDFLSATPAEEQFVVPSGTAPNVEDFIFDFQVFDKLDFTAIPAIATFNNLTLQPVVGGGVRVIGTTPGLFDPITLLGVTTTQLTAENNFVFATPTPTPTPTPTPTPTPPPTGIVYVDDTLAGAAAGTTVTIDPDYGGPLAPVTGLVVGQTAFGTIQTALDYLLGANAPDNVTVRVAPGTYNEFVNFVRPFNLLGPNAGRNPVTNANPYDPVTNPNGRVPEAIIGAAAPISGGIGFERGNPANTGQVTIDGFSFRSLSQPAPGTQRGYGIDLTDSNGRVTIRNNIFANDSVGIGNQISRFGPNNETQDILIEQNLFNMVGGPNVSLRTPFIGIGLQRVTNATIRNNNIRASTGIAIDPPLTPGQGGSVPPAPPVQIPSPRSSGFTITGNQFSGFEFFQTPGTIVSPPSGQAIVVAPGTTIAGVSGSLNNLTQANVTGLGLVP is encoded by the coding sequence ATGGCGACTCTCCGTGAAGAATTAAGACCAGGAATTAGTGATTTTCTTTCAGCTACTCCTGCTGAAGAACAATTTGTTGTGCCTTCAGGAACAGCACCAAATGTAGAAGACTTTATTTTTGACTTTCAAGTTTTTGATAAACTTGACTTCACTGCTATTCCTGCTATCGCAACTTTTAATAACCTGACTCTTCAACCAGTTGTTGGTGGTGGAGTTAGAGTGATTGGAACTACGCCAGGGCTGTTTGATCCTATTACCTTACTTGGAGTTACCACAACTCAGCTAACTGCTGAAAATAACTTCGTTTTTGCAACACCAACACCAACACCAACGCCCACACCAACACCAACACCAACACCACCGCCAACCGGGATTGTTTATGTAGATGACACTTTAGCTGGTGCTGCTGCGGGAACGACAGTAACTATCGATCCAGATTATGGCGGTCCTTTAGCTCCTGTAACCGGTTTAGTTGTGGGTCAAACGGCTTTCGGTACGATTCAAACCGCCCTTGACTATCTCCTTGGTGCCAATGCTCCTGATAATGTGACGGTACGCGTTGCTCCAGGCACCTATAACGAGTTTGTCAACTTTGTTCGACCCTTTAATCTACTGGGACCAAATGCGGGCAGAAACCCTGTTACTAATGCAAACCCTTACGATCCAGTCACTAATCCTAATGGTCGAGTTCCAGAAGCCATTATTGGTGCTGCTGCTCCGATTAGTGGAGGGATTGGTTTTGAGCGGGGAAATCCAGCAAACACTGGTCAAGTGACTATTGATGGCTTCTCGTTCCGCAGTCTATCTCAACCTGCTCCTGGTACTCAAAGGGGTTATGGAATTGACCTAACCGACTCAAATGGTCGCGTTACCATTCGCAACAACATCTTTGCTAATGATTCAGTTGGGATTGGCAATCAAATCAGCAGGTTTGGCCCTAATAACGAAACCCAAGATATTCTCATTGAACAAAACTTGTTCAATATGGTAGGTGGCCCTAATGTTTCCTTAAGGACTCCCTTTATCGGAATTGGACTCCAACGAGTAACAAACGCAACAATCCGAAATAATAACATTAGGGCTAGTACGGGGATTGCGATCGACCCGCCTTTAACACCCGGACAAGGGGGATCTGTACCGCCAGCACCACCCGTGCAAATCCCTTCACCTCGTTCTAGTGGATTTACTATTACAGGCAACCAGTTCAGTGGCTTTGAGTTCTTTCAGACACCAGGTACAATTGTTTCTCCGCCATCAGGTCAAGCAATTGTCGTTGCTCCAGGTACGACAATTGCCGGGGTCTCTGGTTCGCTGAATAACCTGACCCAAGCTAATGTTACAGGTTTAGGCTTAGTACCTTAG
- a CDS encoding M10 family metallopeptidase C-terminal domain-containing protein: MATINGTLGNDLISGTPQADLIYGLAGNDTIFGLEGNDTLFGNQGNDTIFGNQGNDLIFGGKDNDFLYGGKDNDTLYGNQGNDTLFGNEGNDVLYGGKGNDVLYGGKGNDRLYGDLGNDTLYGDLGSDTMTGGEGRDLFVVGRRATGTTGSATLANADYVTDFTRGQDRIGIQGLTFNQLEITAGTGQFAGSAVIRDTGTGDYLAILQGVTATQLTATDFLELPGPTPTPTPPTPTPPTPTPPTPTPPTPTPPTPTPAQTVDLALEKSVQLTTDADGDNRYSVGDTITYTVNLLNNGPANATGVVVTDALPTNLQIVNNTPSVGDYNPATGIWTIGNLADNANATLRIQATINSGNAGDVITNTASITGVNQTDSDPTNNTDTVAIALEEPLADLRLTKTVSNTAPAQNSIVTYTLTLFNDGLNNATGVQVRELLPTGLTIQGTPNASVGTFNQATGIWTIGNLASRAPLATLTFQARVDQATGDIVNTATATATERDPNPSNNVGTVTLQVGAPGRLITGTAGNDNLVGGSGNDTLVGRAGDDTLSGAGGVNEFRFNQASDSSFLTGFGDTITDFNPLIDASGRPIGDVIRLSFKANDSNVEVAPISGGVTTLSINDASLFTVELRGLTTTDRDVIRNSIIYGPPPAPTP, translated from the coding sequence ATGGCAACAATCAACGGCACCTTGGGTAACGACCTGATCAGTGGAACCCCCCAGGCAGACCTGATTTATGGCCTAGCAGGGAACGATACCATCTTTGGCTTAGAAGGTAACGATACCCTATTTGGCAACCAGGGAAACGACACCATCTTCGGCAACCAAGGTAATGACTTAATCTTTGGCGGCAAAGACAACGACTTCCTCTACGGCGGAAAAGACAACGATACCCTCTACGGCAACCAAGGCAACGATACCCTCTTCGGGAACGAAGGCAATGATGTCCTCTACGGTGGCAAAGGTAACGATGTCCTCTACGGCGGCAAAGGCAACGATCGCCTATATGGGGACTTAGGAAATGATACCCTCTACGGCGATCTCGGCTCTGACACCATGACGGGTGGCGAAGGTCGCGACCTTTTCGTAGTCGGACGACGAGCAACCGGAACCACAGGTTCCGCCACCCTAGCGAATGCAGACTACGTCACCGACTTCACCAGAGGCCAAGACCGCATTGGCATACAAGGGTTAACCTTTAACCAACTTGAAATTACAGCTGGAACAGGTCAATTTGCAGGCAGCGCTGTTATTCGCGATACCGGAACGGGCGACTACCTCGCCATCCTCCAAGGCGTCACCGCTACGCAACTCACCGCCACAGATTTCTTAGAACTTCCTGGTCCAACTCCAACCCCAACCCCTCCAACTCCAACCCCTCCAACTCCAACCCCTCCAACTCCAACCCCTCCAACTCCAACCCCTCCAACTCCAACCCCGGCTCAAACTGTAGACCTTGCCCTCGAAAAATCAGTTCAGCTTACTACTGATGCAGATGGAGATAATCGCTATAGTGTAGGTGACACAATTACTTATACTGTAAATTTGCTAAATAATGGTCCAGCAAATGCTACAGGTGTAGTCGTAACAGATGCTTTACCAACAAATTTGCAAATTGTTAACAATACTCCTTCAGTAGGGGATTATAATCCAGCAACAGGAATTTGGACAATTGGAAATTTAGCAGATAATGCTAATGCGACTCTAAGGATTCAAGCAACGATTAATTCGGGGAATGCTGGTGATGTTATCACGAATACTGCATCTATCACAGGAGTGAATCAAACTGATTCCGATCCAACTAATAACACCGATACAGTAGCAATTGCTCTCGAAGAGCCTCTAGCAGACTTACGGTTGACTAAAACAGTTAGTAACACAGCTCCTGCACAAAACAGCATTGTTACGTACACTCTAACACTGTTTAATGATGGGTTAAATAATGCTACAGGTGTTCAAGTTCGAGAGTTATTACCTACAGGACTAACAATTCAAGGTACTCCAAATGCTAGTGTAGGAACCTTTAATCAGGCAACAGGGATCTGGACAATTGGTAACTTAGCTAGCAGAGCTCCTTTAGCTACACTGACGTTTCAGGCAAGAGTCGATCAGGCTACAGGAGATATTGTTAACACTGCAACTGCAACTGCAACAGAAAGAGATCCAAATCCCTCTAACAATGTAGGGACAGTGACTCTTCAGGTTGGCGCACCAGGTCGTCTAATTACTGGCACCGCAGGTAATGATAATCTGGTTGGAGGTAGTGGAAATGATACTTTAGTAGGTCGCGCTGGAGATGATACCTTAAGTGGAGCTGGAGGCGTCAATGAATTTCGATTCAATCAGGCTTCTGATAGCAGCTTCTTAACTGGGTTTGGTGACACAATTACCGATTTCAATCCTCTAATAGATGCATCAGGAAGACCAATTGGAGATGTCATTCGCCTGAGCTTCAAAGCTAATGACTCAAATGTTGAGGTGGCACCAATAAGTGGGGGTGTTACTACGCTGAGTATTAATGATGCTTCGCTCTTTACAGTCGAATTGCGGGGATTGACAACAACTGATAGAGACGTGATTCGTAATTCCATTATTTACGGTCCCCCGCCTGCTCCTACCCCTTAA
- the def gene encoding peptide deformylase: MTSEVFVEKKKLEQPPLEIHTLGDRVLRMPAKRVSRVDNEVRQVVRQMLQTMYSADGIGLAAPQVAIHKQIIVIDCEPDEPANQPLVLINPTIKQFEGEVCVFQEGCLSIPGVYLDVKRPEAIAVAYKDEYGRPQTLTARGLLARAIQHEIDHLNGVMFVDRVENKLALNQELGKYGFSAQAVKSVS; the protein is encoded by the coding sequence ATGACTTCTGAGGTTTTTGTCGAAAAGAAAAAGTTAGAGCAGCCGCCGTTGGAGATTCATACGCTGGGCGATCGCGTTTTGCGGATGCCAGCTAAACGAGTCTCTCGCGTCGATAACGAGGTGCGGCAGGTGGTGCGGCAAATGCTGCAAACCATGTACAGTGCTGATGGGATTGGGTTAGCCGCCCCCCAGGTGGCGATCCATAAGCAAATTATCGTGATTGACTGCGAACCGGATGAGCCAGCAAATCAGCCTTTGGTGTTGATTAACCCCACCATTAAACAGTTCGAGGGCGAAGTTTGCGTGTTTCAAGAAGGCTGTTTGAGCATTCCGGGGGTCTATTTGGATGTCAAGCGCCCGGAAGCGATCGCAGTCGCTTATAAAGACGAATACGGTCGTCCCCAAACCCTAACGGCCAGGGGACTGCTAGCGCGCGCCATTCAACATGAAATTGACCACCTCAATGGCGTCATGTTTGTCGATCGAGTTGAGAATAAACTTGCCCTTAATCAAGAACTTGGCAAGTATGGCTTTTCCGCCCAAGCCGTAAAATCGGTATCCTAG
- a CDS encoding ABC transporter permease translates to MKLNVWQAVTRMGYVWREMVLGLRRGGWMNWAAVSTVTVLLFLFGTSLQVSWQLENLLNQFGSQLEVSAYLEPGIESQSLVNTVTQLPGAIAVRAIPKQEAWETLMQEMGLADIAGVAQLLNGNPLVDELRVKSQNAQEVPMLVQQLKQLPGVEEVLYGDEALKQLAQLHQGINTVSGAIAIALTLSAIAVITTTIRLIVLSRRTEIEIMQLVGATKGWIALPFLLQGICFGVVGGAIAWGLISLLQRFFSQLLADQLDFVQFLTTTPNPHLLLLPIILMGFGSCVGLLGSWFAVRRIITQ, encoded by the coding sequence ATGAAGTTAAATGTTTGGCAAGCTGTTACCCGGATGGGTTATGTTTGGCGCGAGATGGTTCTGGGCCTGAGACGCGGGGGGTGGATGAACTGGGCGGCAGTGAGTACGGTGACGGTACTGCTGTTCCTGTTCGGTACTAGTTTACAGGTTTCGTGGCAGTTGGAAAACCTCTTAAACCAGTTTGGCAGTCAGTTAGAGGTTTCTGCTTATTTGGAACCGGGGATTGAGAGTCAGTCTTTGGTCAATACTGTAACTCAATTACCGGGGGCGATCGCAGTTCGGGCTATTCCTAAACAAGAGGCGTGGGAAACGCTGATGCAGGAGATGGGACTCGCAGATATTGCAGGAGTCGCACAGTTGCTCAACGGGAATCCTTTGGTGGATGAGTTAAGGGTGAAATCTCAAAACGCTCAGGAAGTCCCGATGCTCGTGCAACAGTTGAAACAGTTACCGGGTGTTGAAGAGGTGCTATACGGAGATGAAGCCCTGAAACAGCTAGCACAACTTCACCAAGGGATCAATACTGTTAGTGGAGCGATCGCCATTGCTTTAACGCTGAGTGCGATCGCGGTAATTACTACCACTATCCGCCTGATTGTCCTATCGAGACGCACTGAAATTGAGATTATGCAATTGGTGGGGGCAACAAAAGGTTGGATTGCTCTACCGTTTCTGTTGCAAGGGATTTGCTTTGGAGTAGTTGGAGGCGCGATCGCTTGGGGCTTAATTTCCCTCCTCCAACGCTTTTTTAGCCAACTGCTTGCCGATCAACTCGACTTCGTGCAATTCCTCACCACAACCCCCAATCCCCACCTGCTTCTACTACCTATCATTCTCATGGGCTTTGGTTCCTGTGTGGGGCTACTAGGCAGTTGGTTCGCCGTTCGCCGCATTATCACCCAATAG